aaaattaaaaaaatcaaatcgaatcgattaataataataatatttttttaatagagaaattaaattataaaaataaaatatttattaaaaatcaaaatcaatcaaactgaatcgaatcgaattgaattagatcggttcaattcgatttaatttttgactaaaatcaattcgattcgattttcataaatactaaaattttaatttttagtttattcagttttgttcgattttgaatcgaaccgataaatATTCACCCCTATCTATATTcgataaaatttacttttaatcgAGATTCATGGAagatgatttatttttaaaaattatattaatattttaaaaatatattaactaaATCTATTTAGAGTTaagaatttcataaaattaaaatttaattaatttaattaatttaatttataaaatttttaggattttataaaaatttgtttgaattttttttaaataaatcaacaAACTAAGTATTTAGTGCAAATTATGAAGAAACTTAtaatatttgctttcagttgattAGTTCTATTGCTTGTTTATGCAAGAAGAAgcggaaaagaaaaataaaggaaaGATCTTTAATATACAACAAGATGAAGGTCTTTTTCACATACTTTTTATTGACATTCATTCACTCACACGTGAGTATGTAAAAAATCGGACGGAGACatttataaattcaaaattgCAACATATTAATACTTAATTCTTCTAATGaaatagcttttttttttttgtaaaaataaaataattttaattttgaagaagaaggaaaatgaATGAGATTATTGagggtaaaattaaaatttaaaaattatcactcatattttatttatttttaataaaaaaaatgaaagaacttAGTTATTAATGTtttgattatataaaaatattttagtatattgtttagtttgttaataatggtaataaaattaaatagtaaatattttttaaaaaatatatttttaatttatggatTTATTTAATATGACGTGCGATTAGGAGCCGGCTAAATTTCGCTTGAAGTCCTAGGCGAAACGTCCATGTTCTAACATGGTTGTTGTGGTCAATACGCCGTCGGTTTCGCGCAATAAACTCACAAGTTTTCCAAAATCGAACAGCTTTACCACGCGGCAAAAATTATTTGGATTATAAGAAACGGCGCCGTTAACAATTAGGGCGTTATTTGAGAAATGAAACATCCGGCTCCGTTAACGTTACCGTTTCCGTTCCGTTTCCGCGGGCTAGTTAGTAGTTACCGAAAGGAACTACTCAACTAACCATTCGCTGCAATCTCACTCGTTACGAAAAGTCGCAGTCTTTAACGGTCAAGGATCCGCACAGTGTCATTTCAAGCCTTGCCCTCCTCTCTCCAGACTCGAAATTTGATTCAGGTAAACTTTCTCTCCGTAGATTGCTTTGATTCTACCTCAAATTGAAAGTTGATTATGAAATGCCcaagtaaaattttaaagatttgtACAAATTAGTGTTTGTTTTCAGCGATAAAATCAATCCTTGTATCCTTTGAAGAGCAATGCCATTGTTTCAATTCCTACTTGTAGTAGTTTTGGTATTGAATTCCCTGGAAAATGGGAGTGCGGGAATCACCAGTACTTATATCCGTACCGAATGGCCATCTACTGATATTCCTCTTGACAATCAAGTATTTGAAATTCCCAAAGGCCATAATGCCCCTCAGCAGGTTTTCTTTTTCCCCCTTTTGATAGTTAACTATTTTGGCTTGGAAATCTCTGCTTTTGCTTTTTATCTAATTTGTTTTGTTGGTGATTTAGGTGCATATCACTCAAGGGGACTATGATGGTAAGGCTGTGATTATCTCTTGGGTTACAGCTGATGAACCGTGTTGTAGTAATGTGAAATATGGTTTACTGGACAACAAATATGAGTTCAGTGCTCAGGGCATTGTAACCAACTACACCTTTTCCGGCTATAAGTCTGGCTATATTCATCACTGTCTTGTTGATGGCCTTGAGGTAGAtgttaattgttattatttttttgctttTAATTGTCATAGTATTGGAATCTTAAACTGTTAAATCCTTGTCTTTTAGTATGACACAAAGTATTATTACAAGATTGGAGAGGGTGATTCTTCTCGTGAATTTTGGTTTCAAACACCTCCGAAGATAGATCCGGATGCTCCCTACACTTTTGGTATTATTGGTgagatattttttttcttttatttttccttaaTATCATCTTTTGAAGAGTGTCATTTAAATCTGTTTTTCGCTTAATATGAGTTGTCCTTCTTCTTTGAGGGATGATGTTCCTTCAGATCTTTTCTTGAAACTGAATAATGTGTTGAAAGAGCCTGTTTTGTTAGTTGAAAACCATGGTTATCTTCATAATGTTCTTATTCTCAGTTGGTTTCTGAATATTTTAGGTGATTTGGGTCAAACATATAATTCTCTTTCCACTCTGGAGCATTACATGCAGAGTGGAGGACAGACTGTCTTATTTGTTGGGGATCTCTCATATGCTGATAGATATCAACATAATGATGTTGGTATTAGGTGGGATTCATGGGGCCGATTTGTTGAGCCTAGTGCTGCATATCAACCATGGATTTGGTCTGCTGGGAATCATGAGATAGAGTACATGCCAGAGATGGTACTTCAGATTTCTTTTCTGTTATCCTCTGCTCTTCCAGTTGATCTATACTTTTTTCCTCTTATAGTTCaatcaaatattttatgtaatgcAAATCATTGTGTGTCATCATCTGTTACCTCATGCACTTGTCCTTTTTCCAGGGGGAGGTCCTTCCATTTAAATCATATCTTCATAGATTTCCTACTCCTCATACTGCCTCAAGAAGCACCAATCCTCTTTGGTATGCTGTACGGCGAGCATCTGCTCACATCATTGTCCTCTCCAGCTATTCTTCTTATGGTAATTGAAATCCTGTTTTGGTTGCAAGTATCTTCTCTGCTACTGGATATTAATGATATTTATCTGCACAAAATTTGCAGAATTCTTAGTTTGGTTCACCTTTTgattatttgttattataaatCATCTTTCTTTGTGGATTTCAAAAATTTGCTAAAAATTTTTAAACCAGCAAAATATACTCCCCAGTGGAGATGGCTTAGAGAAGAGTTGACAAGGGTAGACAGGGACAAGACACCTTGGCTTATTGTTCTCATGCACGCACCAATCTACAATAGTAATTTAGCCCACTACATGGAAGGTGAAAGTATGCGTACTGTGTTTGAGAGCTGGTTTGTCCGCTTCAAAGTTGACCTCATTTTTGCTGGCCATGTCCATGCCTATGAAAGATCAGTATGTATATCTCAAAATCCCACGTCGTCTGTTTCATCAATGGAGCACTTTCATTGATGATAACATTTCATTACATGTTATAGGACGAGACCATTCTTTAAGCACATATCTGGAGATTGCAAAACATTGCTTAGTTTCTTGCATTTCTTTCTGTCTCTCTCTTGATTTGACTTATGAGTTAAAGAAAGCCTTATTCTCATCCTGCTGTTCTGAAATTTATTGGCAAGCCTTTGCTTTATCTCATAAAAGAGTGATGCTAATTTGCAGTATCGCATCTCAAACATATACTATAATGTGTCAAGCGGTGACCAATATCCTGTACCTGACAAATCAGCACCAGTGTATATAACTGTTGGAGATGGTGGAAATCAGGAAGGTCTTGCTGGAAGGTCAGACAAATCcttaatattcaaaattttaatattcatttACCTTCTTCTGTGAAATGGGATCCCAGTACTCTATGTGATGTTTGCTAAAGCACTTTATCTGCCATGTTTACCTTTGGTTATTAGGTTTTGGGATCCACAACCAGAGTATTCTGCCTTCCGTGAGGCCAGTTATGGTCATTCTACCTTGGAGATCAAGAATAGAACGCATGCATTCTACCACTGGAACCGAAATGATGATGGCAAAAATGTACCAACTGATTCAGTAATATTCAACAACCAATACTGGTAAGTATGATCTTTTTGCCCCACTCCTTCATATTCTCAGTGCTCATCTCCTTAGCAATTGATTGTGCCTGTCAGTAGGGTATCAGGATCTTTAAATGTTCTGTTAAGAAATGCTACAGAACTGCTAGACAAGGATTGTCTTTGTATAAATTGACTACATTAACAAAATATCAGCGGAAAATTCTGCATGTTGTTTACAAGCGATTATTCACTGCTCCTGGAGCACATGCTCCTTCTCTCAGAGTATGTGGGAACTACTTTCCTTAATCTACCACTTGGAGTTGTGAAAGCATAAGAATTTAACCTTGCACCTCTCACCTGTACctcattttcttggattttCCTAGATTTTTGGCTTTGGTTTTTCTGTTTCCCTTCCTTGCATAATTCAATTATCAGTTCATTAACCCTCCATTTGGCGTGATtcatttttcagaaaaaaattcaaatgaattcttgTAAAATCATACATGATTTCTTTTCCTTTGGAAATG
The genomic region above belongs to Manihot esculenta cultivar AM560-2 chromosome 3, M.esculenta_v8, whole genome shotgun sequence and contains:
- the LOC110610294 gene encoding bifunctional purple acid phosphatase 26, producing the protein MPLFQFLLVVVLVLNSLENGSAGITSTYIRTEWPSTDIPLDNQVFEIPKGHNAPQQVHITQGDYDGKAVIISWVTADEPCCSNVKYGLLDNKYEFSAQGIVTNYTFSGYKSGYIHHCLVDGLEYDTKYYYKIGEGDSSREFWFQTPPKIDPDAPYTFGIIGDLGQTYNSLSTLEHYMQSGGQTVLFVGDLSYADRYQHNDVGIRWDSWGRFVEPSAAYQPWIWSAGNHEIEYMPEMGEVLPFKSYLHRFPTPHTASRSTNPLWYAVRRASAHIIVLSSYSSYAKYTPQWRWLREELTRVDRDKTPWLIVLMHAPIYNSNLAHYMEGESMRTVFESWFVRFKVDLIFAGHVHAYERSYRISNIYYNVSSGDQYPVPDKSAPVYITVGDGGNQEGLAGRFWDPQPEYSAFREASYGHSTLEIKNRTHAFYHWNRNDDGKNVPTDSVIFNNQYWGSNPHRRRHLKAGGHAGS